The Geothermobacter ehrlichii genome includes the window CTCCAGGAGTCAGGAGCCAGGCATCAGGAGTCAGGCGCCGGGACCCCCGTGAGGGCCGGCAGCCGAATCCTGCCTTCTGGCTACTTTTTCAGCAGGGGGAAGCCCATCTTTTCGCGCTGTTTGACATAGCCCTCGGCGCAGACCCGGGCCAGGTTGCGCACCCGGCCGATATAATGCGCCCGTTCGGTGACCGAAATGGCGCCGCGCGCGTCGAGCAGGTTGAAGGTGTGCGACGACTTGAGCACAAAATCGTAGGCCGGAAAGACCAGCTCCTTTTCCGCCAGCCGCAGACATTCCTTCTCGTACATGTCGAACAGCTTGAAGAGCATGTCCGTGTCGGCCGCCTCGAAATTGTAGTGCGAGAACTCCACCTCGGTCTGATGGTGGACGTCGCCGTACTTCAGGCCGCCGCCCCAGTCGAGATCGTAAACGTTGTCGACCCCCTGGATGTACATGGCGATGCGCTCGATGCCGTAGGTCAGCTCGCCCGACACCGGCTTCAGGTCGATGCCGCCAACCTGCTGAAAGTAGGTGAACTGGGTGATCTCCATACCGTCGAGCCAGACTTCCCAGCCCAGCCCCCAGGCGCCCAGGGTCGGCGATTCCCAGTCGTCCTCGACAAAGCGGATATCGTGCTTGGCCGGATCGATGCCGAAGCTCCTGAGCGAATCGAGGTAGAGCTCCTGAATGTTGAAGGGCGAGGGTTTCAGGATGACCTGAAACTGGTAGTAGTGCTGCAGACGGTTGGGGTTCTCGCCGTAGCGGCCGTCGGTGGGCCGACGGGAAGGCTCGACATAGGCGACATTCCAGGGCTCGGGGCCGAGCGAACGCAAAAAGGTGGCCGGATGGAAGGTGCCGGCCCCCTTTTCCATGTCGTAGGGTTGCAGGATGATGCAGCCCTGGTCGGCCCAGTAACGCTGCAGGGCGAGAATCAGATCTTGAAAGGTCACGTTGCCTCCAGACTGCAAAACCGGCGACCGCCGGTCGGCGAAAAGCGCCGCACGGCGCCGGCAGGGTTATCCGCCGCCGGCGGAAAGCGGTAGAAGTATACAGTATACAAACCAAAAAACCGGCGGCAATTCTACCGCCGCGCTCCGGCAGGTGTCAAGGATTGCGCGTCGTTTCGCCGCCGGCCGAGACCGGCGGCAGCGGTCCGAGATGGTCGAGGAAGACGCGGCTCTTCAGGGGATGCGGCAGCATCTGCTCCAGTGCCTCGGTGACCAGCGGCGCCCCCTCGCCCAGGGTCCT containing:
- the glyQ gene encoding glycine--tRNA ligase subunit alpha — protein: MTFQDLILALQRYWADQGCIILQPYDMEKGAGTFHPATFLRSLGPEPWNVAYVEPSRRPTDGRYGENPNRLQHYYQFQVILKPSPFNIQELYLDSLRSFGIDPAKHDIRFVEDDWESPTLGAWGLGWEVWLDGMEITQFTYFQQVGGIDLKPVSGELTYGIERIAMYIQGVDNVYDLDWGGGLKYGDVHHQTEVEFSHYNFEAADTDMLFKLFDMYEKECLRLAEKELVFPAYDFVLKSSHTFNLLDARGAISVTERAHYIGRVRNLARVCAEGYVKQREKMGFPLLKK